A region from the Lycium barbarum isolate Lr01 chromosome 8, ASM1917538v2, whole genome shotgun sequence genome encodes:
- the LOC132607041 gene encoding amino acid transporter AVT1D-like codes for MGMRLDEEFGADRVLQIETDDEENEAHDTIDGDDDDDDTGSDFTSHSPQAPFLGAHDSPTWPQSYRKSMDMFTGVTPPSLSFLKGSSLLSSAYMRSQNPTPQHSLCKPLISSQSLDKEEVPTLNPSKLSIVSSALYSAPELPPSEQCSYTQSVLNAVNALCGIGILSTPYAIKEGGWCSLFLLLLFGVITFYTGILLKKCLESSPGIETYPDIGQAAFGLLGRIFIAIALYAELYSSCIEYLIMMSDNLGALFPNSHMEFAGIHLDSYQMCAIISTLVILPTVWLRNLSLLSVISAGGVIALILVVICLLWVGVINDVGFHPSGTALNIAKLPVTIGLYSFCYGSHSVFPNIYSSMKEPSRFPSVLFISFSIAFFSYLGVAVCGFLMFGENTNPQFTLNLPAKLVTSKVAAWTVVVTPLTKYAITITPVAFGIEEFLPSPQLRTYGVSILIRTLLVFSTLAISLSVPYFGSVMSLIGSSLVMLVSLILPCACYIKLSKDRITRFQLGACSFIIVVGLVSAVIGTYSALTSMA; via the exons ATGGGGATGAGGCTAGATGAAGAATTTGGAGCAGACAGGGTGTTACAAATTGAAACAGATGATGAAGAGAATGAGGCACATGATACCATTGatggagatgatgatgatgatgatactggATCTGATTTCACCAGTCATTCTCCACAGGCACCTTTTCTTGGAGCTCATGATTCTCCTACTTGGCCTCAAAGTTATAG GAAGTCAATGGACATGTTCACAGGTGTGACACCTCCTTCACTGAGCTTTTTAAAGGGAAGCTCATTGTTGAGTTCAGCATACATGAGGTCTCAGAATCCAACACCTCAACATTCCCTTTGTAAACCTCTCATTTCTTCTCAAAGCTTAGACAAGGAAGAAGTTCCAACTTTGAATCCTTCAAAGTTATCTATAGTTTCTTCAGCACTATATTCAGCACCCGAATTGCCACCATCAGAGCAGTGTTCATATACTCAATCAGTTCTTAATG CGGTAAATGCGCTCTGTGGCATAGGGATCCTTTCTACTCCTTACGCAATCAAAGAAGGAGGATGGTGTAGCCTTTTTCTACTGCTTCTTTTTGGAGTCATTACTTTCTATACTGGAATTCTGTTGAAAAAATGTTTAGAAAGTTCTCCTGGTATTGAAACCTATCCAGATATCGGACAAGCTGCCTTTGGATTGCTCGGTCGAATATTTATAGCT ATAGCTTTATACGCGGAACTATAT TCGTCTTGCATAGAATATTTGATTATGATGAGCGACAACCTCGGCGCCCTATTCCCAAATAGTCACATGGAATTTGCTGGAATTCATCTGGATTCTTATCAAATGTGTGCAATCATTTCAACCCTTGTCATACTTCCAACGGTTTGGCTTAGAAATCTCAGTTTGCTGTCTGTCATTTCAG CCGGTGGAGTGATTGCATTGATTCTCGTGGTGATTTGCTTGTTATGGGTCGGGGTGATCAATGATGTCGGATTTCATCCAAGTGGAACAGCTTTAAACATTGCAAAATTGCCCGTCACGATTGGTCTATATAGTTTTTGCTATGGCAGCCATTCAGTTTTCCCAAATATCTACTCATCGATGAAAGAGCCTTCAAGATTTCCTTCTGTTCTTTTTATAAG CTTCTCAATTGCCTTCTTTTCGTACCTCGGAGTAGCAGTTTGTGGCTTTTTAATGTTTGGTGAAAACACAAATCCACAGTTCACTTTGAATTTGCCAGCAAAACTTGTTACTTCAAAAGTTGCAGCTTGGACAGTG GTCGTAACCCCTTTAACAAAATACGCGATAACAATTACTCCAGTAGCTTTTGGCATCGAAGAATTCTTACCTTCACCGCAGCTTAGAACTTATGGTGTATCCATACTCATCAGAACACTTTTGGTGTTTTCAACACTGGCCATTTCATTGTCAGTTCCATATTTTG GTTCTGTAATGTCATTGATTGGATCTTCACTAGTAATGCTTGTG TCTTTAATCCTTCCTTGTGCATGCTACATTAAACTAAGCAAGGATCGAATCACGCGATTTCAG CTTGGAGCTTGCAGTTTCATCATAGTGGTGGGACTGGTTTCTGCTGTTATTGGAACATATTCTGCACTCACAAGCATGGCCTAG